A window from Gemmatimonadota bacterium encodes these proteins:
- a CDS encoding BrnA antitoxin family protein, with translation MKFVLFQRGGQEKMNERFSGRKSKSEKSRTDFDYLDRVTDEEIDQAIKDDPDTLTLDDCDMTQLRVVYPQKRVPISLRMEPEVLNWYRTHYTHYQTQINAVLKAFKEASESR, from the coding sequence ATGAAATTCGTCTTATTTCAGCGAGGAGGGCAAGAAAAGATGAACGAGAGATTTTCTGGTCGAAAGTCTAAAAGCGAGAAGTCGCGGACAGACTTTGATTATTTGGATCGCGTGACAGATGAGGAGATTGATCAGGCGATAAAAGACGATCCCGATACCCTCACGCTTGATGACTGCGATATGACACAGTTACGTGTCGTCTATCCCCAAAAGCGTGTTCCAATTTCTCTGCGAATGGAACCCGAAGTTTTGAACTGGTATCGCACGCATTATACACATTATCAGACGCAAATTAACGCGGTCCTGAAAGCATTTAAGGAAGCAAGTGAATCGCGTTAG
- a CDS encoding BrnT family toxin: MLFQWDLNKNEINIKNHRIDFRDARDIFFDFHIIIPSKQERDEKRELAIGLLAGREITVVYTWRGNEIRLISARRARKDEREIFWSKV; encoded by the coding sequence ATGTTATTTCAATGGGACCTCAACAAGAACGAAATCAATATCAAAAATCACCGTATTGACTTCAGAGATGCCCGGGATATTTTCTTTGATTTCCATATTATCATTCCATCTAAGCAGGAGCGCGATGAGAAGAGAGAACTTGCAATCGGGCTACTTGCAGGACGAGAGATCACAGTAGTTTATACATGGCGCGGCAATGAAATTCGTCTTATTTCAGCGAGGAGGGCAAGAAAAGATGAACGAGAGATTTTCTGGTCGAAAGTCTAA
- a CDS encoding FAD-binding protein, which produces MHPDIHRRNIMSDHYDVIVAGAGIGGLCAALRAREKGASVAIVEKAETIGGSAAASGGTIWCAKNIDEWLKVQPNGDTALGTALIDRFYTGIEWLRKQGVSLQAREDKPYKFQRTIYQFTPDARTAMEILGYQFQHRGGTILIHTGLTGLIGGNGKPITGVKTTHSKITAQSVILSTGGYQANPKLRAQYFGAESDHMIVRGVPQNTGGGFQSALEAGAQPTEPLNRFYGHLLPAPPARVGLHNFLKVKPDFSEYAILINLKGERFDDEYLGDEVTCHTLVQQPRATAILIFDQHIRDNQNALSQWPTPDNDRVKNIREAGGEVIKTSSLEELTRALTNRWHIPAHTFEKTMAEYATACATGNGQTLSIPKTGGLIPLNTPPYYAIRTRPGITFTYGGAKINARAQVIDKNDHPIPGLYAAGADCGGIYTRGYTGGLCMGLAYGLIAGEGAAEYAIK; this is translated from the coding sequence ATGCATCCCGATATTCACAGGAGAAACATAATGTCTGACCATTACGACGTCATAGTAGCGGGCGCGGGCATAGGCGGATTGTGTGCGGCCCTGCGCGCTCGGGAAAAAGGCGCATCCGTAGCCATCGTCGAAAAAGCCGAAACAATTGGCGGATCTGCCGCTGCATCGGGCGGCACAATCTGGTGTGCAAAAAACATCGACGAATGGCTCAAAGTGCAGCCCAATGGCGACACAGCACTCGGCACCGCGCTCATCGACCGCTTCTACACAGGCATCGAATGGCTCCGCAAACAGGGCGTCTCCCTACAAGCGCGCGAAGACAAACCGTACAAATTTCAACGCACCATCTACCAGTTCACACCCGACGCGCGCACCGCAATGGAAATCCTCGGTTATCAGTTCCAACACAGGGGCGGCACCATCCTCATACACACCGGCTTGACCGGCCTCATCGGCGGCAACGGCAAACCCATCACCGGCGTCAAAACCACACACTCAAAAATAACAGCCCAATCCGTCATCCTATCAACCGGCGGATATCAGGCCAACCCCAAATTGCGCGCGCAGTATTTCGGCGCAGAATCCGATCACATGATCGTCCGCGGCGTACCTCAAAACACCGGCGGAGGCTTTCAAAGCGCACTCGAAGCAGGCGCCCAACCCACAGAACCCCTCAACCGCTTCTACGGCCACCTCCTACCCGCACCGCCCGCACGAGTCGGCCTGCACAACTTCCTCAAAGTCAAACCCGACTTCAGCGAATACGCCATCTTAATCAACCTCAAAGGCGAGCGATTCGACGACGAATATCTCGGCGACGAAGTCACCTGCCACACCCTCGTCCAGCAACCCCGGGCCACGGCCATCCTCATCTTTGACCAGCACATCCGCGACAACCAGAACGCGCTCTCCCAATGGCCCACCCCGGACAACGACCGCGTCAAAAACATCCGCGAAGCAGGCGGCGAAGTCATCAAAACATCATCCCTTGAAGAACTCACCCGCGCACTGACCAACCGCTGGCACATCCCCGCCCACACCTTTGAAAAAACAATGGCCGAATACGCAACCGCATGCGCCACAGGCAACGGTCAAACCCTCTCAATACCAAAAACCGGCGGCCTCATCCCCCTCAACACACCGCCCTATTACGCCATCCGCACACGCCCCGGCATCACCTTTACTTATGGCGGAGCCAAAATCAACGCCAGAGCACAAGTCATAGACAAAAACGACCACCCCATCCCGGGCCTCTACGCAGCCGGCGCCGACTGTGGCGGCATCTACACCCGGGGCTACACAGGCGGCCTGTGCATGGGCCTCGCGTATGGCCTCATCGCAGGCGAAGGCGCGGCGGAATACGCTATAAAATAA
- the tcmP gene encoding three-Cys-motif partner protein TcmP, producing MAEFENIDEIGPWSEIKLEIIQKYASAYSVILSKKDILSHAYIDAFSGPGFHLSKTDKDRFIQGSPWIALETEPRFDDYYFIDMDSDKTDILEDLAQNHDRVHISNGDCNDLLINDIFPEVQYEDYRRALCLLDPYGLNLNWEVISQAGQMRSVEIFLNFPTMDMNRNVFRQYPEMVSQHNINRMNAFWGDESWRDIVYSESQQTDLFDNNTIEKVSDNDIVARAFQDRLKNKAGFQHVPSPLPLKNSTGATLYYLFFASQRPVAKKIVEDIFSKYRGAM from the coding sequence ATGGCAGAATTTGAAAACATAGATGAAATCGGTCCTTGGTCAGAAATAAAGCTGGAGATTATTCAGAAATATGCAAGTGCATATTCCGTGATATTATCCAAAAAGGACATTCTTTCCCACGCCTATATTGATGCTTTCTCAGGACCGGGTTTTCACCTTTCTAAAACAGACAAAGATCGATTTATACAAGGTAGCCCCTGGATAGCCCTTGAAACTGAACCGCGCTTTGATGATTATTACTTCATTGATATGGACAGCGATAAAACAGATATTTTAGAAGACCTTGCCCAAAACCATGATCGCGTCCATATTAGCAACGGAGACTGTAATGACTTATTGATAAATGATATTTTTCCTGAGGTACAATATGAAGACTATCGAAGAGCACTCTGCCTTCTGGATCCCTACGGATTGAATTTAAATTGGGAGGTTATTTCTCAAGCTGGTCAGATGAGAAGTGTAGAAATATTTCTGAACTTCCCCACAATGGACATGAATCGAAATGTATTTCGGCAATACCCCGAAATGGTTTCACAACACAATATCAATCGGATGAATGCCTTTTGGGGCGATGAATCCTGGCGTGATATTGTTTATTCCGAGTCACAACAGACCGATCTTTTCGATAATAATACAATCGAAAAAGTTTCCGATAATGACATTGTTGCCCGTGCGTTTCAAGATCGGCTAAAAAACAAGGCCGGTTTCCAACATGTACCTTCCCCCCTCCCCTTAAAAAATTCGACAGGTGCAACGCTTTACTACCTCTTTTTTGCTTCACAGCGACCGGTTGCAAAAAAGATTGTCGAAGATATTTTTTCAAAGTATAGGGGAGCTATGTAA
- a CDS encoding phage Gp37/Gp68 family protein, which yields MTKSKIEWTEATWNPLTGCTKISPGCKFCYAERMAKRLQAMRNRNYKNGFDLALHEHMLELPLKWKKPRIVFVNSMSDMFHEDVPISFIQKCFDVMRRAYWHEFQVLSKRADRLQKISEFIDWPNNVWMGVSVENCDYTWRIDCLRTTNAFIKFLSIEPLLGPIDNLELNQIDWVIVGGESGPHSRIMREEWVINIRDQCLDAKVPFFFKQWGGTNKKKAGRLLEGREWNEMPPVFSRSSNLSSYQEQTSQTSLFQMTSD from the coding sequence ATGACAAAATCAAAGATCGAGTGGACTGAGGCGACCTGGAATCCTTTAACCGGATGCACCAAGATCAGCCCTGGCTGTAAATTTTGCTATGCTGAAAGGATGGCAAAACGCTTGCAGGCAATGAGGAATCGGAACTACAAAAATGGATTCGACCTCGCGCTTCACGAGCATATGTTAGAACTGCCACTGAAGTGGAAGAAACCACGAATCGTTTTTGTAAATTCTATGAGCGATATGTTTCACGAAGATGTACCTATCTCCTTTATCCAGAAGTGCTTCGATGTAATGAGAAGGGCTTACTGGCATGAATTTCAGGTACTCTCCAAACGAGCAGACCGCCTGCAGAAAATTTCTGAGTTCATTGATTGGCCCAATAATGTTTGGATGGGTGTTAGCGTCGAGAATTGTGATTACACTTGGCGTATTGATTGCCTCAGAACGACCAATGCCTTTATCAAATTTCTTTCGATAGAACCACTTCTCGGGCCTATTGATAATTTGGAACTCAATCAGATTGATTGGGTTATTGTCGGTGGTGAATCGGGACCACACAGCCGAATTATGAGAGAGGAATGGGTTATCAATATCCGAGATCAGTGCTTAGATGCTAAGGTTCCGTTCTTCTTCAAACAATGGGGAGGTACTAATAAAAAAAAGGCTGGGCGGTTATTGGAGGGGCGTGAATGGAACGAAATGCCTCCGGTCTTCTCTCGTTCTTCAAACCTGTCGTCCTATCAAGAACAGACCTCACAAACATCATTATTCCAAATGACCTCTGATTAA
- a CDS encoding sulfatase — protein MQPNILFAFADDWGRYASAYRHIEGPNSLNHLIDTPNFDRIAREGALFTNAFVPAPSCTPCRSSILSGQYFWQTGLGAILQGAIWDESIPTYPLELEKAGYHIGYTYKVWSPGKAANAPYGADRTRYESAGNNYRRFSHWATRHAEELGVEGAKQALLDETRDNFNSFLNARPENTPFCYWWGPTNTHRSWERGSGKALWGLEPDDLKGRLPGFLPDVHDIREDVADYLGECQAVDAGLGVLIQRLEEIGELDNTLIVVSGDHGIPGFPRGKCNLYDIGCEVTLAARWPNNIPAGRTVEDFVNLMDLAPTFLEAAGTNIPDTMTGKSLLPVLKSDQSGLIDPDRTFVITGRERHVGTAREGQLPYPQRAIRTADFLYIHNFAPDRWPMGDPQGLDDLHAEAPSAEDLTGKTFIAYPDMDASPTKSYMILHRAEEEVQELFEIGFGKRPQEELYDLRVDPHYLNNIADDPEYDPIRKELATALMQTLREQNDPRLVESPCRFEHAPYAGPVDENW, from the coding sequence ATGCAACCCAACATCCTCTTTGCTTTTGCCGACGACTGGGGGCGTTATGCCAGCGCTTACCGGCACATAGAAGGTCCCAACTCGCTCAACCACCTCATCGACACCCCCAACTTTGACCGCATCGCCCGCGAAGGCGCGTTATTCACCAACGCCTTTGTACCCGCGCCGAGCTGCACCCCTTGCCGAAGCTCCATCCTCTCTGGACAATACTTCTGGCAAACCGGCCTCGGCGCCATCTTACAAGGCGCGATATGGGACGAAAGCATCCCCACGTACCCCCTCGAACTCGAAAAAGCCGGATACCACATCGGCTACACCTACAAAGTCTGGTCCCCTGGAAAAGCCGCCAACGCCCCTTATGGCGCCGACCGAACCCGCTATGAATCCGCCGGCAACAACTACCGGAGATTCTCCCACTGGGCAACCAGACACGCCGAAGAACTGGGCGTTGAAGGCGCCAAACAAGCACTCCTGGACGAAACCCGCGACAACTTCAATTCATTCCTCAACGCCCGTCCAGAGAACACACCCTTCTGCTACTGGTGGGGACCCACCAACACCCACCGCTCCTGGGAACGCGGCTCGGGCAAAGCCTTATGGGGTTTAGAACCCGACGACCTCAAAGGCCGCTTACCCGGCTTCCTGCCCGATGTACACGACATCCGCGAAGACGTAGCCGACTACCTGGGCGAATGTCAGGCCGTTGACGCGGGCCTCGGCGTATTGATCCAGCGCCTCGAAGAAATCGGCGAACTCGACAACACCCTCATCGTCGTCAGCGGCGACCACGGCATACCGGGCTTTCCACGCGGCAAATGCAACCTCTATGACATCGGCTGCGAAGTCACCCTTGCCGCGCGCTGGCCCAACAACATCCCCGCGGGACGCACCGTTGAAGATTTTGTCAACCTCATGGACCTCGCCCCCACATTTCTCGAAGCCGCAGGCACAAATATCCCCGATACCATGACCGGCAAAAGCTTGCTCCCCGTACTCAAAAGTGACCAGAGCGGCCTAATCGATCCCGACCGCACCTTTGTCATCACCGGCAGAGAACGGCACGTTGGCACCGCAAGAGAAGGCCAGCTACCCTACCCGCAGCGCGCCATCCGCACGGCCGACTTTCTCTACATCCACAACTTTGCACCCGACCGCTGGCCCATGGGCGATCCCCAGGGACTCGACGACCTCCATGCAGAAGCCCCTTCTGCCGAAGACCTGACAGGGAAAACCTTCATCGCCTATCCCGACATGGATGCCAGCCCCACAAAATCCTATATGATCCTCCACCGCGCAGAAGAAGAAGTACAGGAACTATTCGAAATCGGCTTTGGCAAACGTCCCCAGGAAGAACTCTACGACCTGCGCGTGGACCCGCACTACCTGAACAACATCGCCGACGACCCCGAATACGACCCCATCCGCAAAGAACTCGCCACCGCACTCATGCAGACCCTCCGCGAACAAAATGACCCGCGCCTCGTGGAATCACCCTGTCGATTCGAACACGCGCCCTATGCCGGACCAGTTGACGAAAATTGGTAA
- a CDS encoding aldehyde dehydrogenase family protein has protein sequence MHIGGQWVDKAEKIDVINPFDNSVVDTVPKGDAADAEVAIATAVRGAKAMAALTAYERYEILHRAVNLMQERVEDLGRTITLEEGKVLAEGIGEAGRAIETMTLSAEEAKRLYGETIPLDGGSGVRDQFGFTLRVPCGVVLAITPFNFPLNLVCHKVGPALAAGNAVIVKPATDTPLSALKLVEILVEAGVPAEAVQCITGPGNELGHALCSDTRVRKISFTGSRDVGEEICNMAGLKKVTMELGSNAPLIVMPDADLDQVAAATATTGFANAGQVCISAQRVIVNDAVYGDFIDALTPKVEALTTGDPIADGVTMGPMVRERDAVRVQAWIQDAVGAGARLVTGGDRDGAIYQPTILADVDPSMKISCDELFGPAVGITRFDDIDAAIEMANDTNYGLSAALFTENIHWAMRFAREVHSGNIHVNWGTQWRADLMPYGGLKDSGMGKEGPKYAVEEMTETKMVVFH, from the coding sequence ATGCATATTGGTGGTCAATGGGTGGATAAGGCTGAGAAGATCGATGTGATCAATCCATTTGACAATTCGGTGGTGGATACGGTGCCAAAAGGCGATGCAGCAGATGCGGAGGTGGCGATTGCGACGGCTGTGCGCGGTGCTAAAGCGATGGCGGCTTTGACGGCTTATGAGCGGTATGAGATTTTGCATCGGGCTGTGAATTTGATGCAGGAGCGGGTTGAGGATTTGGGGCGCACGATTACGCTGGAAGAGGGCAAGGTTCTGGCTGAGGGTATCGGCGAGGCCGGGCGGGCGATTGAGACGATGACGCTGTCTGCTGAGGAGGCGAAGCGGTTGTACGGCGAGACCATTCCGCTGGATGGCGGTTCGGGTGTGCGCGATCAGTTTGGTTTTACGCTGCGCGTGCCGTGTGGGGTGGTGCTGGCGATTACGCCGTTTAATTTTCCCCTGAATCTGGTGTGTCACAAGGTGGGTCCTGCACTGGCTGCGGGCAATGCGGTGATTGTGAAGCCGGCTACGGATACGCCGCTTTCGGCGCTGAAGCTGGTGGAGATTCTGGTGGAGGCCGGTGTGCCTGCCGAGGCTGTGCAGTGTATTACGGGTCCGGGGAATGAATTGGGCCATGCGCTGTGTTCGGATACCCGCGTGCGCAAGATCAGTTTTACGGGTAGCCGCGATGTGGGGGAAGAGATTTGCAATATGGCGGGGTTGAAGAAGGTGACGATGGAACTCGGGTCCAATGCGCCTTTGATTGTGATGCCCGATGCGGATCTGGATCAGGTGGCTGCTGCGACGGCGACAACGGGTTTTGCCAATGCCGGGCAGGTATGCATTTCAGCGCAGCGGGTGATTGTCAATGATGCGGTTTACGGCGATTTTATCGATGCATTGACGCCAAAGGTCGAGGCGCTGACGACGGGCGATCCCATTGCTGATGGCGTGACGATGGGTCCGATGGTGAGGGAGCGCGATGCCGTGCGCGTGCAGGCGTGGATTCAGGATGCGGTGGGGGCTGGCGCGCGTCTGGTAACGGGCGGCGATCGCGATGGTGCGATTTATCAGCCGACGATTCTCGCCGATGTGGATCCGAGTATGAAGATTTCATGCGATGAGTTGTTTGGGCCTGCGGTGGGTATTACGCGGTTTGACGATATCGACGCGGCTATTGAGATGGCCAATGATACGAATTACGGTTTGAGTGCGGCACTGTTTACAGAGAATATCCACTGGGCGATGCGGTTTGCGCGGGAAGTCCATTCGGGCAATATTCACGTCAATTGGGGTACGCAGTGGCGCGCGGATTTGATGCCCTATGGCGGTCTGAAGGATAGTGGAATGGGCAAGGAGGGACCGAAGTACGCGGTGGAGGAGATGACGGAGACGAAGATGGTGGTGTTTCATTAA
- a CDS encoding dihydrodipicolinate synthase family protein — MLKKDVEAALKKGQVIPAHPLALTAERKLDARRQQALSRYYIAAGAGGLAVGVHTTQFEIRDPKWDLYRPVLELTACVMDADAPADFIRVAGIVGNTRQAVAEAEVARDCGYEVGLVSLRAFANAGVDAMVAHCRAIADVIPVMGFYLQPAVGGCVLPFDFWRRFAEIESVVGIKIAPFNRYQTLDVIRGVVAAGRVEDIALYTGNDDNIVMDLLTSHRFWCDGACVDVRIVGGLLGHWAVWTKKAVEILRACHEIAKLDAVPQEMLTRAIEVTDCNAALFDVANDFHGCIAGVHEVLRRQGLLEGVWCLNPEEGLSPGQMEEIDRVYAAYPHLNDDDFVAEHLDAWLR; from the coding sequence ATGTTGAAAAAAGATGTTGAGGCGGCCCTAAAGAAAGGGCAGGTGATTCCCGCACATCCGCTGGCTCTGACCGCGGAGCGGAAGTTGGATGCACGACGACAGCAGGCGTTGTCGCGCTATTATATTGCTGCTGGTGCGGGGGGCTTGGCCGTGGGGGTGCATACCACGCAATTTGAAATTCGCGATCCCAAATGGGATTTGTACCGGCCTGTTCTGGAACTGACTGCGTGTGTGATGGATGCCGATGCTCCAGCTGATTTTATCCGCGTGGCGGGCATTGTGGGGAATACGCGACAGGCGGTGGCAGAGGCAGAGGTTGCGCGTGATTGCGGCTATGAGGTCGGGTTGGTGAGTTTGCGTGCTTTTGCCAATGCGGGTGTCGATGCGATGGTTGCACATTGCCGCGCCATAGCCGATGTGATTCCGGTGATGGGGTTTTATCTGCAGCCGGCTGTGGGAGGATGTGTGTTGCCGTTTGATTTTTGGCGGCGTTTTGCAGAGATTGAGTCTGTGGTGGGTATTAAGATCGCGCCTTTTAATCGGTATCAGACGCTGGATGTGATTCGCGGGGTTGTGGCGGCGGGACGGGTGGAGGATATTGCGCTTTATACGGGAAATGACGATAATATTGTGATGGATTTGCTGACGTCGCATCGGTTTTGGTGCGATGGCGCGTGTGTGGATGTGCGTATTGTGGGTGGGCTTTTGGGGCATTGGGCGGTGTGGACAAAGAAGGCGGTGGAAATTTTGAGGGCGTGTCACGAGATTGCGAAACTGGATGCTGTGCCGCAAGAGATGCTGACGCGGGCGATTGAGGTGACGGATTGCAATGCGGCGCTTTTTGATGTGGCAAATGATTTTCACGGGTGTATTGCCGGCGTTCACGAGGTGTTGCGAAGGCAGGGGCTTTTGGAGGGTGTGTGGTGTTTGAATCCGGAAGAGGGTCTGTCGCCGGGACAAATGGAGGAGATTGACCGCGTGTATGCCGCTTATCCGCATTTGAACGACGACGATTTTGTGGCGGAGCATTTGGATGCGTGGTTGCGGTGA